One Paracoccaceae bacterium genomic region harbors:
- a CDS encoding HutD family protein, producing MIRHLTQADYRRQPWANGRGETVEIARADDTVGLLWRLSVATVAEDGAFSLFPGIDRNLTVIEGPGFDLAGPGLRMRADLLVPVAFAGDIPLAAERVAAPSRDFNVMVARGRMRAEVRHAAGAFGISGQVVAIHAVGAGIVVVNGGAIAASSGDTLLLAGTATVHAAASVLAVALDPVR from the coding sequence ATGATCCGCCATCTCACCCAGGCCGACTATCGCCGCCAGCCCTGGGCCAACGGGCGCGGCGAGACGGTCGAGATCGCCCGCGCCGATGATACCGTCGGTCTGCTGTGGCGCCTGTCGGTCGCCACGGTGGCCGAGGATGGTGCGTTTTCGCTGTTCCCGGGCATCGACCGCAACCTGACCGTGATCGAGGGGCCGGGGTTCGATCTGGCGGGGCCGGGCCTGCGCATGCGCGCCGACCTTCTGGTGCCCGTCGCCTTCGCGGGCGACATCCCGCTGGCGGCCGAGCGTGTGGCGGCCCCCAGCCGCGACTTCAACGTGATGGTGGCGCGCGGACGCATGCGGGCCGAGGTCAGGCACGCGGCCGGTGCGTTCGGCATCAGCGGCCAGGTCGTGGCGATTCATGCGGTCGGCGCAGGGATCGTCGTCGTCAACGGCGGCGCCATCGCCGCGTCATCCGGCGATACGCTGCTGCTCGCGGGCACCGCCACCGTGCACGCGGCGGCATCGGTGCTCGCTGTCGCGCTGGACCCGGTCCGATAG